The Palaemon carinicauda isolate YSFRI2023 chromosome 38, ASM3689809v2, whole genome shotgun sequence genomic interval TACACGATGGCAACCAGCTGGTACAGGCGCTGCGCTCTGCTGTCGATAATCGTCTGTGTGAACCTCACTCTCATTGCCTACTACACCAACAGCCTCTTCTTCAACGGAACACGTATGCCACTACTGTTCCAGAACATCCCAAATAAGATCAAAGAGATCCCGAGATTATTCAAAAGGCCTCCCCACTTCAGTAGGTATTTTGACCGGAATTGTTACCATTATGATGGTCTTGAAGCAAGATTCATTTGTGATGGACCCTACTTTCACTTTACAAAAGAACGTATTTTGGACTGTGTATGGAAGTTATGGAATACTACAAGGTGAGATTTGccttttttctgaattatttgttCTGAATTAATTTTCTATGGTTATGAAAATGAAAGTTGTTGAATTTGAATCCGTGAATGATCTGATTTATAATATTGCATTTCTGTTAAAACCtctatatgcttatacatattttatttttgacatatctATCAGGGATCCCAAAGAAATTGACCCTTGGCAAAATCAAGCAGCGCATGCGAATGTGTCTGCTTCAGACGTGGTGACGCGTCCCGCTATTCACATCATGTTTTTTGGCGATTCCCACACGAGATACATTTTCGAAGTTCTCGTGAAACGTATTGCCAGTCCGGATATCAAATACAGGGTTGCAAGTTTTAAGAGGGTGGGTAATCTCTTCCACGTTTAACTTTATTAATCGCCATGTTATTTCCGATAGACAgtttgtaataaagctgcttacatgtttgatttattttcttgttatctaaaataaaatatcctttgaTTTAAACACAAAAATGGGATGTTTATACGGACATTAAAAGAATAATACATAAACAACTGTGATTATTGACATTATGTAAATTTTCTAATAAAACTTGCACTTTGTTCCTCTACCACGGACATCGTCTGTGATCACGGTTCGATTCAATTTAAACTCGGGAAGTAACGTACTTGGTACCATTTGGTTTCATTTCTTGCTCTTTGAAGCTTAACACTTCTGTGACCTGAAGTACCAGCCATTTGACCGAAGCTAATGATCACTTGACCTTTGTGTAATTAAAGCCATTTGACCCAAATCCTCCGGGTTTACATTGTAAAGCTGTTTTTACCAATTCGGTCACGCTCTCATAGCCTGATCTCTGTATGCTAATTCAAAGAATAAGGGAAAACTTTGCCACATAAATTCGTGGAAGTCAAAAGAGTAGACACTGAAAGTAGATTATATGGCATTTAAAGAATCACTACCGTCTGTTTACCTCCGCCGACAAAGTTGGGagaatgttatgttttcgcccttgtttgtctggttgtttgtttgtgaacaacttcctgggcacacttttactcataaagtaatgaaactttcatggattaattgttatattgagacgtggaaattattcaatttttaaagtcctaggtcaaaggtcaaggtcaaggtcgagcaatgtTCTCTTGAATGAGTAGATTCCATCTTTGTGTCATTGCAGGACCAATGGGAGGACGTCTACGTCATGATGGCCAAAAGGAGGCAAATTACCCACGAGGATTATCACAAAGTCATTCACCTCGGCGTCCCACTCAAGATTACCTATAGGTGGAACGCCTTCCTGGAGGAGTTGCCTTCATCTCTGGAATCCTGGATCGCTGGAAAGGAGCCACGGCCGAATTTTCTGctttatggttattttttttttctcctttacacGTTTGTTAATCTTTATCTTATAACTTCCCGATCTTTATATTGCATTTGATCAGCAGTATACAAGAGTTTATCTAAACTAAAAACGTTAAGTACTttcccagataaaaaaaaatgatctatTAAAAATGATAAGATTAATTTATAACGTAATCACAGCAGTCATGAACCATTAGTTTACCTATAGGGAAGACTTCAATCAAAATTCTGATCATTGGAACGAGATTACCTTCCATAGCCCATCAATCGATTTCTTCATTTACCAATTTAGACATAGTAAGAGAATTTCACTAATGATGAATCAATAAAGTTATGATCAACAGTTAGTATTTGCCTATTGAAATGCTGTCTGTGATTCGAATTGTGTCAAATCACAAATCATGCTGTGTTGATTGTCCGGCTAAGATGATCAATTACGAGATTTAATTTCGTACATTTACatggaaaatatgtatttttttgtgGTAAAAGCTTTCGGATGTCTTTCTTAGCAACTGGCCACGCAGGTTTTTGATAACTGACTGTAACATGCATATTTTACATTGAAAATAAATACTGtgaaaataaggagagagagagagagagagagagagagagagagagagagagagagagagagagagagagagagagagagagagagagagagagtgctttacaTCAACCCTTTCGATCACactcctgggtggaattttccCTGTTTGGGTAGCAAAAGTTCCAGACAAAACCTTTTTAGTAAACGCTCTAGGACCGGAAGTTTTCAGGCTTTTGGTATTTCTCTTTGGTGAGAGATAGAACTTTAAAGGAAATTTCGccaaaattatatttaaatgtGGAATAAATCATGTGATGTTTGGCCAAAAATTCAGTTTTGTGTAAAAGGTTTTACTTAACATCTGAAAATAACTATTAAGTGCcgaaataatagaatattattcCATCATTTAGCTGAAAAATAtcaatttttattgatatataatttttcacaattCATTAGAAGTATttgtaaataacaaatgaaaattatgGTTGGTACTAGACATCAGTTAACCTTTTCAGGcagagaaaagaaagaaatttgTCTTGTGGAAACTTATTTACTTCCAAGTTACAATACAGAAAACTTTTGATAAACATATATTTGATTCATTTATTAAGAACGATAACTATACAATTTATTCTCTTATTTACTTCTTAGGTACAGCTTTGCACTTCATGAAGGCTACGAGAAAAGTGTACCGAAAGTTTGGAGCTAAGACGGCTTCAGAAAAATATGCAAACCAACT includes:
- the LOC137630193 gene encoding uncharacterized protein — translated: MATSWYRRCALLSIIVCVNLTLIAYYTNSLFFNGTRMPLLFQNIPNKIKEIPRLFKRPPHFSRYFDRNCYHYDGLEARFICDGPYFHFTKERILDCVWKLWNTTRDPKEIDPWQNQAAHANVSASDVVTRPAIHIMFFGDSHTRYIFEVLVKRIASPDIKYRVASFKRDQWEDVYVMMAKRRQITHEDYHKVIHLGVPLKITYRWNAFLEELPSSLESWIAGKEPRPNFLLYGTALHFMKATRKVYRKFGAKTASEKYANQLKVLAPLVDEFAKTTPTVFKLLDHIQDHPQNSVENKDHIDLYNDIARETLAGDHAALWDSALPLSDIYNAECKKHFRHSQKTRLWICRDRRHIGFVMIEQYLDMYLNAICNKVPK